The following proteins are co-located in the Wenzhouxiangella marina genome:
- the tdh gene encoding L-threonine 3-dehydrogenase, producing the protein MTAKMRALVKASAAPGIEMRDVPIPRPGSNEVLVKLEKTAICGTDLHIYQWDDWAQRTIKPPLVIGHEFVGRIVDIGEGVRGYEEGQRVSAEGHVVCGVCRNCRAGKPHLCPHTEGIGVNRDGGFAEYVVVPASNLWPIPDAIPSELAAFFDPFGNAAHCALQFDLVGEDVLITGAGPIGIIAAGIARHVGARHVVISDVNDYRLQLAADMGATRTINVAREKLTDVLDELDIDGFDIGMEMSGNPQAFNDLLTCMYHGGKVALLGILPKGTGIDWDKVIFKGLEMHGIYGRRMYETWYKTTQMVLTGFPLHKAMTHQISIDDFEQGFELMAHGECGKIVCDWTGDIDAAA; encoded by the coding sequence ATGACCGCTAAGATGCGCGCCCTGGTGAAGGCTTCGGCCGCCCCTGGCATCGAAATGCGAGATGTGCCCATCCCTCGGCCCGGCTCGAACGAGGTGCTGGTCAAGCTGGAAAAGACCGCGATCTGCGGCACCGATCTCCACATCTACCAGTGGGACGACTGGGCGCAGCGAACGATCAAGCCGCCCCTGGTCATCGGCCATGAGTTCGTCGGCCGGATCGTCGACATCGGCGAGGGCGTGCGCGGTTACGAAGAAGGGCAACGCGTCTCGGCCGAAGGGCACGTGGTCTGCGGCGTCTGTCGCAACTGCCGCGCCGGCAAGCCTCATCTGTGTCCGCACACGGAGGGCATCGGCGTCAATCGCGACGGTGGCTTCGCTGAGTACGTCGTCGTTCCGGCCAGCAATCTCTGGCCGATCCCCGATGCGATTCCGTCGGAACTGGCCGCCTTCTTCGACCCCTTCGGCAACGCGGCCCACTGCGCCCTGCAGTTCGATCTCGTCGGCGAGGACGTGCTGATCACCGGGGCCGGACCGATCGGCATCATCGCCGCCGGTATCGCGCGCCACGTCGGCGCTCGCCATGTGGTGATCAGCGACGTCAACGACTACCGCCTGCAGCTGGCCGCCGACATGGGGGCCACCCGCACGATCAACGTGGCACGGGAGAAACTGACCGATGTGCTCGATGAACTCGATATCGACGGCTTCGACATCGGCATGGAAATGTCCGGCAACCCGCAGGCCTTCAACGACCTGCTGACCTGCATGTACCACGGCGGCAAGGTGGCCCTGCTCGGCATTCTGCCCAAGGGCACCGGCATCGACTGGGACAAGGTCATCTTCAAGGGTCTGGAAATGCACGGCATCTACGGCCGGCGCATGTACGAGACCTGGTACAAGACGACCCAGATGGTGCTGACCGGCTTCCCGCTGCACAAGGCGATGACGCACCAGATCTCCATCGACGACTTCGAACAGGGCTTCGAGCTGATGGCGCACGGTGAATGCGGCAAGATCGTCTGCGACTGGACCGGCGACATCGACGCGGCGGCCTGA
- a CDS encoding SIR2 family NAD-dependent protein deacylase — translation MPREISAKQTIPKSLQDRLRDSERITVLSGAGISAESGIPTFRQAQTGLWARYDPMRLASPEGFAEDPGLVWRWYQWRRKLVDRSEPNAGHRALVELARTIPELRLITQNVDGLHQRAGARSVIELHGNLARTVCSRTRRAIDPDWLERHAEQEPPPSPHHPQGLARPDVVWFGEALDAHTLEQACQAASDCELMLIVGTSGLVHPAAGLPRLAASAGACLVEVNPERTALSDSVDWRLVGPSAECLPRLVERI, via the coding sequence GTGCCTCGGGAGATTTCGGCCAAGCAGACGATCCCGAAGTCGCTGCAGGATCGACTCCGTGACTCGGAGCGAATCACGGTGCTCAGCGGCGCGGGCATCTCGGCCGAATCCGGCATCCCGACCTTCCGCCAGGCCCAGACCGGGCTCTGGGCCCGCTACGACCCCATGCGCCTGGCCTCGCCGGAAGGTTTCGCCGAGGATCCGGGCCTGGTCTGGCGCTGGTACCAGTGGCGTCGCAAGTTGGTCGACCGCAGTGAGCCCAATGCCGGACACCGCGCCCTCGTCGAGCTGGCAAGGACGATCCCGGAGCTGCGCCTGATCACCCAGAACGTCGATGGCCTGCACCAGCGCGCCGGCGCTCGTTCCGTCATCGAGCTTCACGGCAACCTCGCCCGAACGGTCTGCTCGCGCACCCGCCGAGCGATCGATCCGGACTGGCTCGAGCGCCATGCCGAGCAGGAGCCGCCACCCTCGCCGCATCACCCGCAGGGGCTGGCGCGCCCGGATGTCGTCTGGTTCGGCGAAGCGCTCGACGCTCATACGCTGGAGCAGGCCTGCCAGGCAGCGAGCGACTGCGAACTCATGCTGATCGTCGGCACTTCCGGTCTGGTCCACCCTGCCGCTGGCCTGCCTCGCCTGGCGGCCTCGGCGGGCGCCTGTCTGGTCGAGGTCAATCCCGAACGCACGGCCCTGAGCGATTCGGTGGACTGGCGCCTGGTCGGGCCGTCGGCCGAATGCCTGCCCAGACTCGTCGAGCGAATCTGA